One stretch of Miscanthus floridulus cultivar M001 chromosome 18, ASM1932011v1, whole genome shotgun sequence DNA includes these proteins:
- the LOC136520316 gene encoding uncharacterized protein, with protein MEQPAAPDRSDVPAGECEWREELRQQQSQVDALRERLVEVKVGMRCSEGDSRRELDHLCRRVKTIATLLAYLKSKARIMAIPHLAHTSCGIRQQEGVGYVDRHGVPLADWPKGSAEPAPCGGGSCDGTVAAEGGAAPVHGDAPGGDVDVDDILKSIRAVTDVMESLVKRVIVAESEAANEKEKVRMGLEEIRRKTLQVETMSAKVEEMEKFAVGTNGMLNEMRQRVEDMVLETTRQRQRAAENEQELSRVKQDFESLRTYVSTLVSVRETLLSSEKQFETMEKLFDRLVAKTNQLESEKAQKETEVHKVMEENVRLRAMLDKKEAQLQAMSEQCKFMALNHHN; from the exons ATGGAGCAGCCCGCCGCTCCCGATCGGAGCGATGTCCCGGCCGGGGAGTGCGAATGGCGGGAGGAGCTGCGGCAGCAGCAGTCCCAGGTGGACGCGCTGCGGGAGCGGCTCGTGGAGGTGAAGGTCGGGATGCGGTGCTCCGAGGGCGACTCCCGGAGGGAGCTCGACCACCTGTGCCGCAGGGTGAAGACCATCGCCACGCTGCTGGCGTACCTCAAGTCCAAGGCGAGGATCATGGCGATACCGCACCTCGCGCACACCTCCTGCGGGATCAGGCAGCAGGAGGGCGTCGGGTACGTCGACCGGCACGGGGTGCCGCTGGCGGACTGGCCCAAGGGCAGCGCCGAGCCTGCGCCTTGCGGGGGAGGTTCTTGTGATGGGACGGTGGCTGCGGAGGGTGGTGCTGCTCCTGTGCACGGCGATGCCCCCGGGGGTGATGTGGATGTGGATGACATTCTCAAATCCATCCGCGCTGTGACTGATGTGATGGAGTCGCTTGTGAAGAGGGTGATTGTGGCCGAGTCCGAAGCAGCTAACGAGAAAGAGAAGGTGAGGATGGGGTTGGAAGAGATCAGGAGGAAGACGCTGCAGGTCGAGACTATGTCTGCCAAAGTTGAGGAGATGGAGAAGTTTGCGGTGGGTACGAATGGGATGTTGAATGAGATGAGGCAAAGGGTTGAGGATATGGTGCTGGAGACCACTCGGCAGAGACAGCGCGCTGCTGAAAATGAGCAGGAGCTTAGTCGGGTAAAGCAGGATTTCGAGTCCCTGAGAACTTATGTTAGCACTCTGGTTAGTGTCAGAGAAACTCTTCTCTCATCAGAAAAGCAATTTGAAACGATGGAGAAACTCTTTGACAG ATTAGTTGCCAAGACTAACCAGCTCGAGAGCGAGAAAGCTCAGAAAGAAACTGAAGTCCATAAAGTGATGGAG